The uncultured Desulfobulbus sp. genome window below encodes:
- a CDS encoding desulfoferrodoxin family protein, translating to MQDRRDFLKTTALTASVLAVGSVSKALATESPAYLNVVYSKDNPGKWAAKVGSHAPVVTIEGTKVTVTTKHPMSDAHFIVRHTLVLGDGTPLGATTFTPTDTPESNYELPAGYTGKITATSFCNRHDFWISESVV from the coding sequence AACAGCGCTCACCGCCTCGGTTCTCGCCGTCGGCTCAGTCTCAAAAGCACTGGCTACAGAAAGCCCCGCTTATCTTAATGTAGTGTACAGCAAAGATAACCCAGGAAAATGGGCAGCAAAAGTCGGCAGCCATGCCCCAGTCGTCACCATTGAAGGCACAAAGGTTACTGTGACCACCAAACACCCCATGTCGGATGCCCATTTCATTGTTCGTCATACCTTGGTTCTTGGCGATGGCACACCACTTGGCGCGACCACCTTTACCCCCACAGACACCCCTGAATCCAACTACGAGTTACCCGCAGGGTATACGGGCAAAATCACAGCAACCAGCTTTTGTAATCGACACGATTTTTGGATCAGTGAAAGTGTAGTTTAA
- a CDS encoding methyl-accepting chemotaxis protein — MNTSMPIPAQAHHGHAWKNNWPPLLTASLDILRTLSGSTEQDFLNIGRQMQEAYMHTSELSQTARDLVEIAGGGRVGELMEQLRQMLMEMANYLEQAQERSLHNSNQIGEVGTVLRQVSPPVEDFRRMAKQLYIFEVLIRIESTYLQDMGGEFLNLATDIRKLSSQIKAKTSAIKGNIDGLLKTVGEHSRFFDEELSQGEDRKSAALDNTEHSLASLENIHQNYLNSGTLIESISSQNTNDISEIVQSLQMEDTYRQQVEHVAEALEAVLPLFTQCEQVDDAFDEEMEQKAILKIGDVCEIQHAQLTFASTVLYESVETILAKITHLQASQREITDNIASGSTTTRRGDSFLGAITSNMTAVTDLLQKYGSTTATIDDMMRNVLSTMGEITTFVHDIELFGSEIIQIALNARIKAVSTGQDGASMSTLSDEVGQLSKDAIRRTDIISQALGKIQNITEAIASDSESKQHVLSDQLMEMQQRMHLLLGDLEEVGSELQSLVGQMQQQGKALTLEFDQLTRSIHVHTRTKQIASGVLDKLEQVFTASRKLYPASEAFKQELHNLADRYTMESERRIHAEIAQKHGVTLKQTASTPVEQEAESSEFGDNVDLF; from the coding sequence GTGAATACATCTATGCCGATACCTGCTCAAGCGCACCACGGACATGCCTGGAAAAATAACTGGCCACCTCTACTCACTGCATCTCTGGATATTTTACGAACCCTATCCGGTTCGACCGAACAGGATTTTCTCAACATTGGGCGGCAGATGCAGGAAGCCTACATGCACACCAGCGAGCTTTCGCAAACAGCCCGAGACCTGGTTGAGATTGCCGGAGGCGGTCGTGTGGGAGAACTTATGGAACAGCTTCGCCAGATGCTGATGGAGATGGCGAATTACCTGGAACAGGCACAAGAACGCAGTCTGCATAACTCCAATCAAATTGGCGAGGTAGGGACGGTTCTTCGCCAGGTCAGCCCGCCGGTTGAAGACTTTCGCCGCATGGCCAAACAACTCTATATTTTTGAGGTCCTTATCCGCATAGAGTCCACCTATCTTCAAGACATGGGAGGAGAGTTCTTAAACCTGGCCACCGACATCCGCAAACTTTCCTCGCAGATCAAAGCAAAAACCTCGGCCATCAAGGGAAACATTGATGGATTACTGAAAACCGTAGGTGAACACAGCCGCTTTTTTGACGAAGAGCTAAGCCAAGGCGAAGATCGCAAATCAGCGGCCCTTGATAATACAGAACACAGCTTGGCATCACTTGAAAATATCCATCAGAACTACCTCAACTCGGGAACGCTTATCGAGTCGATTTCTTCACAAAACACTAACGATATCAGTGAAATTGTCCAATCTCTTCAAATGGAGGACACCTATCGCCAACAGGTAGAGCATGTGGCAGAAGCTTTAGAAGCTGTCCTTCCTCTCTTTACACAGTGTGAACAGGTCGATGATGCATTTGATGAAGAGATGGAACAAAAAGCCATTCTCAAAATTGGCGATGTTTGCGAGATTCAGCATGCCCAGCTCACTTTTGCCAGCACTGTCCTCTATGAATCAGTTGAAACCATTCTCGCAAAAATAACGCACTTGCAAGCATCACAGCGGGAGATCACTGATAATATCGCATCTGGATCAACAACCACCCGCAGGGGAGACTCCTTTTTAGGTGCTATCACCAGCAACATGACCGCAGTTACCGACCTGCTTCAGAAGTATGGCTCAACCACCGCAACCATTGACGACATGATGCGCAATGTGCTGAGTACCATGGGAGAGATCACGACCTTTGTCCATGATATCGAGCTGTTTGGCAGTGAAATTATTCAAATTGCCCTGAATGCACGTATTAAAGCCGTGAGTACCGGCCAGGATGGAGCATCCATGAGTACCCTCTCTGACGAGGTCGGACAACTCTCCAAGGATGCCATTCGCCGAACAGATATCATTTCTCAGGCTTTGGGTAAGATTCAAAACATTACCGAGGCTATCGCAAGTGATTCGGAAAGCAAACAGCATGTGTTAAGCGACCAGCTCATGGAAATGCAACAGCGGATGCACCTGCTCCTGGGCGACCTTGAAGAGGTCGGGAGCGAATTGCAAAGCCTGGTAGGACAAATGCAGCAGCAGGGAAAAGCCCTGACCCTAGAGTTTGATCAACTGACCCGTTCTATCCACGTACACACTCGCACAAAACAGATCGCCAGCGGTGTTCTGGATAAACTGGAGCAGGTATTCACAGCCTCTCGAAAGCTGTACCCTGCAAGTGAGGCCTTTAAACAAGAGCTGCACAACCTGGCTGACCGGTACACCATGGAAAGCGAACGGCGTATACATGCTGAAATTGCCCAAAAACACGGCGTTACCCTCAAACAAACAGCATCCACTCCAGTTGAGCAGGAAGCCGAATCCAGTGAGTTTGGGGATAATGTTGATCTTTTTTAA